A window from Fervidicoccaceae archaeon encodes these proteins:
- a CDS encoding polyprenyl synthetase family protein has protein sequence MIELGEFFNKVAKMVNDTALSIKGDPEELYSASFHIFRAGGKRLRPALVFASGLAFGASEENLLPFATGVELFHNFTLIHDDIMDNDEYRRGVPTVHKLYGVPVAILAGDLLFSLSLHVPLSYCTQRLSNYRCIEASRKLAWASITVAEGQALDMMFEKIDRVSEEQYMEMIYKKTAALIEASTYIGAVLGRAEERELKKISEFGKNLGLAFQIVDDILGIYGKEEETGKPVYSDLREGKKTLLVLRALELASGDDRRTIENVLGKKDLEREKYREAAEIMEKLGVLEYARRKAEGLVEEALRNLESLKGFAEDDYLVLLRDIAYLVIKRRK, from the coding sequence TTGATTGAGCTTGGAGAATTCTTCAATAAAGTAGCAAAAATGGTCAATGACACCGCTCTCAGCATAAAAGGGGATCCAGAGGAGCTCTACAGTGCCTCCTTTCATATATTTAGAGCAGGAGGGAAGAGGCTCAGACCAGCCCTAGTTTTTGCTAGCGGTCTTGCCTTTGGGGCAAGCGAGGAGAATTTGCTACCCTTTGCTACTGGAGTTGAGCTATTTCACAATTTCACTCTAATTCACGACGATATAATGGACAACGATGAATATAGAAGGGGTGTTCCGACAGTTCACAAGCTTTACGGTGTTCCAGTGGCAATTTTGGCTGGAGATCTTCTTTTCTCCCTTAGCCTCCATGTTCCCCTCTCTTATTGCACACAGAGATTGAGCAACTACAGATGCATTGAAGCCTCAAGAAAGCTAGCATGGGCATCCATAACTGTTGCTGAGGGGCAGGCTCTTGATATGATGTTCGAGAAAATCGATCGAGTGAGTGAGGAGCAGTACATGGAAATGATATACAAAAAAACCGCTGCCCTAATTGAGGCATCAACATATATAGGAGCGGTTCTGGGGAGAGCAGAAGAGAGGGAGCTGAAGAAGATATCAGAGTTCGGAAAGAATCTCGGTTTGGCCTTCCAGATAGTAGATGATATACTGGGAATCTATGGAAAAGAGGAGGAGACAGGAAAGCCTGTTTATAGCGATCTGAGGGAAGGGAAGAAGACTCTTCTCGTTCTGAGGGCACTCGAGCTGGCAAGCGGTGATGATAGGAGAACAATCGAGAATGTCCTTGGAAAAAAGGATCTGGAAAGAGAAAAGTATAGAGAAGCTGCTGAGATCATGGAGAAGCTCGGTGTTCTCGAGTATGCAAGGAGGAAAGCTGAAGGGCTTGTTGAGGAGGCGCTGAGAAATCTGGAAAGCTTGAAGGGATTTGCTGAAGATGATTATCTAGTTCTCCTTAGGGACATAGCGTATCTTGTCATTAAGAGGAGAAAATGA